The genomic region CGGACATCTTTAGCATTTTGGGGATTTCACAAAGATTGCCTCATCACGTTTTAGATTTTGGATGAGTTCGAGTAGGAATGGACTCGATCAATTGAAACAGCGAGAGGCCAATCGACGATCCCCTTTCAATCTCAAATCGAGAGACTCTAAACAAAACTACTTCTTGGGAGATCGATCAGATGGCTATTACAACAGCAGCAGCCCGTTTGGGGACTTCGGCGTTTTTAGATGCGGCTCCGGTCGAATTGCGTCCGAATTGGAGCGAACAAGACGCGATCGCCGTCATTCGCGCGGTGTACCGCCAGGTGCTCGGTAATGACTACGTGATGTCTTCGGAACGGCTCACCAGTGCCGAATCCCTGCTGAAAAATGGCAGCATCACCGTGCGCGATTTCGTGCGTTGCGTTGCCAAATCCGAGCTTTACAAAACCAAGTTTCTCTACAACAATTTCCAGACCCGGGTGATCGAGCTCAACTTCAAGCACCTCTTGGGTCGCGCTCCTTATGATGAATCTGAAGTCATCGAGCATTTAGATCTTTACGAAACCCAAGGATTCGATGCAGAAATTGATTCCTACATCGATTCTCGGGAGTATCAAGATAACTTCGGAGACTATATCGTCCCCTACTATCGCGGTTTTAACAACCAACTGGGTCAAAAAACCGTCGGTTTCAATCGGATGTTCCGTCTGTATCGCGGTTACGCCAACAGCGATCGCGCTCAAGTGGAAGGCAACAACTCGCGCTTGGCTCGCGAATTGGCTCAAAATACGGCGTCCACGATTGTCGGACCGTCCGGCGGTAGCTCCGGCTGGTCTTACCGCGCTGCGGTAGATTCCACCCCCAACACCTGCCTCGGCGGTGCGTTTGTCGGTTTTGGCAAACAAGGCGGAGTCTATCGGATCGAAGTCACCGGAATCCGTCAAACCGGAGTACGGCGGAGCAGCAACAGCTACATCGTTCCTTATGAGAAGCTGTCTTCAAAAATTCAGCAGATTCTCAAAAAAGGTGGCAAGATTGCCAGCATTACTCCGGCTTAGTCAAGGTCTCAATTGAG from Oxynema aestuarii AP17 harbors:
- a CDS encoding phycobilisome linker polypeptide; amino-acid sequence: MAITTAAARLGTSAFLDAAPVELRPNWSEQDAIAVIRAVYRQVLGNDYVMSSERLTSAESLLKNGSITVRDFVRCVAKSELYKTKFLYNNFQTRVIELNFKHLLGRAPYDESEVIEHLDLYETQGFDAEIDSYIDSREYQDNFGDYIVPYYRGFNNQLGQKTVGFNRMFRLYRGYANSDRAQVEGNNSRLARELAQNTASTIVGPSGGSSGWSYRAAVDSTPNTCLGGAFVGFGKQGGVYRIEVTGIRQTGVRRSSNSYIVPYEKLSSKIQQILKKGGKIASITPA